The Nocardioides marmorisolisilvae genomic interval TCGCCGTGCGAACTGGCGGGCCCGGCACTGGCGAGACACCGCGAACCGGCAGTACGCACTGGCCCGGGCCCTGGAGCAGCTCACCTTCCTCGTGGAGGACGTCTCCACCCTGCTGTCCACCCACGAGGTGAGCGGATCGGAGCACATCGCGCTCGGCCCGCGGCTGCGCCCTCAGGCGGCGGAGCTGCTGGCCGCCGCCGCCGACCTGCTGGCCGGGCTGGACTCCCCGATCGCTCCCCTCGAACCGCTGCGCAGGGTCGACGCTGCGATGGCCGAGCTCGTCGAGGAGATCCGGCGTACTCGCGGGGAGACCGGTGACGACCTCTTCACCGCCGGCGCCCTCGTCATCGCCGTACGCCGTGCCGTCAGCGCCCTGGTCCCCGACGACCACGCCGACGAGCTCCCCTCCCGCCACTGACCCCCCACCCACCCGGTCGAGGCGGCTCGACTTTGCAACCCAGAGACGCCGAGGCGGCGCAGATGTGCGGTCCTGCACGGCCACACCGCCTCGACAGGGCTCAGGAGACCGCGACGATCGGGAGCCGCAATGCCGCAGGGGCGTCGTCCGGAACGACCGGGGAGCGCGGTGCGACCGGCGCCAGCGCCTCGTACGCCGACCCGAGCGACGGGCGCGGGTCGGCCTCACCCTTGTTGGGCCAGTAGGCCATCGCGCGCTCGGCCTGGGCGGTGATGGTCAGCGACGGGTTCACCCCGAGGTTCGCGGAGATCGCCGACCCGTCGGCGATGTGCAGGCCGGGGTAGCCATACACGCGCTGCCACGGGTCGACCACGCCGGTCTCCGCCGAGTCACCGATGGTGCAGCCGCCGATGAAGTGCGCGGTGAGCGGCCGGTTGAACGGCTCGCCGATGTTGCCGCCAGGGGTGCCGCCGAGCAGGGCAGCCATCCGGCGTACCGCCTCGTTGGCCTTCGGAATCCAGGTCGGGTTCGGCTGGCCGTGCCCCTGCTTCGACGACAGCACCCAGCCCAACGGTGTCTTCTTCGGGAACGTGGTGATGGAGTTGTCGACGGTCTGCATCACCAGGGCGATCACGGTCCGCTCCGACCAGTGCTTGAGGTCATAGAGCTCGAGCACCTCCCGACGCTTGGACCACATCTCCTTCAGCCACGCCTTCCAGCGTGGGTCGGGACCGTCGCCGTCGGTGAGCACGGTCTGCATCATCGCCATCGCATTCGAGCCCTTGCCGTAGCGCACCGGCTCGATGTGGGTCACCTCGTCGGGGTGCCACGACGACGTGATCGCCACGCCCTGGCTGTAGTCGACGCTGGTGTCGGGCGCGAGGGCACCGAGGATGGACTCGGAGTTCGTCCGGGTCAGCTCGCCGAGCCGGTCCGACAGGCCGGCCAGGTCTCCTTCGGCCTTGAGCCGGTGCAGCAGCTTCTGCGTGCCCAGGGCCGCGGCCGCGAAGACGACCTGCTCG includes:
- a CDS encoding GMC family oxidoreductase, translating into MDPTTDAGTDFDYDVIVIGSGFGGSVTALRLTEKGYRVAVLEAGARFRDEDFASTSFDLKRYLFNPAIGCYGIQRIDMVKDCMILAGAGVGGGSLVYANTLYEPLDAFYRDKSWAHITDWKTELAPYYDQAKRMLGVVTYPHLTPSDEVMKKVADDMGVGDTFHPTPVGVFFGGPGQADGERVADPYFGGKGPERNTCLNCGECMTGCRHNAKNTLVKNYLYLAEQNGAVVHPLTTVTRVRPLDGGGYRVDARWTKAKASRRTATRSFTAEQVVFAAAALGTQKLLHRLKAEGDLAGLSDRLGELTRTNSESILGALAPDTSVDYSQGVAITSSWHPDEVTHIEPVRYGKGSNAMAMMQTVLTDGDGPDPRWKAWLKEMWSKRREVLELYDLKHWSERTVIALVMQTVDNSITTFPKKTPLGWVLSSKQGHGQPNPTWIPKANEAVRRMAALLGGTPGGNIGEPFNRPLTAHFIGGCTIGDSAETGVVDPWQRVYGYPGLHIADGSAISANLGVNPSLTITAQAERAMAYWPNKGEADPRPSLGSAYEALAPVAPRSPVVPDDAPAALRLPIVAVS